In the genome of Mercurialis annua linkage group LG8, ddMerAnnu1.2, whole genome shotgun sequence, the window GCTTATTTTCAGCAGCTGCCGCATCGAGTGATGCGGAAACGCTATTAACTCTCAAGTCAGCCGTCGATCCCCGGAACACTCTGCCGTGGCCGCAAGGAAGCAACGCTTGTAAATGGCGAGGGATTAAAGAATGCATGGACGGAAGGGTTACTAAACTCGTACTTGAGTATCTAAACCTCAGCGGCACTCTAGACGGAAAAACTCTCAATCAGTTAGATCAGCTTCGTGTTTTAAGTTTCAAAGGCAACTCACTTTCCGGACAAATCCCTAATCTCTCCGGTCTGCTCAATCTCAAATCTCTCTTCCTTAACACAAACAATTTCTCCGGCTCTTTTCCAGATTCAATCACAGGCCTACACCGTTTAAAAGTTATTGTTTTAGCTGAAAACCAAATATCCGGTCCACTCCCGGCGTCTCTCCTCAAACTTTCCCGGTTATATATGCTTTACTTACAAGACAACAGGTTCACCGGAGCCGTTCCGCCGCTGAACCAAACTAGTCTCAGGTACTTTAATGTGTCTAGCAATCAGCTCTCAGGTCAGATTCCGGTGACCCCAGCGTTGATCAGGTTTAACGGTTCATCTTTCTCCGGAAATGCCGGTATATGCGGGGAACAGATTGGAAAAGCGTGTAAGAGTATAGAGCTTGGGCCGTCGGCGAGCCCTGGTGGCGGCGGCTCAAAGTCGTCGAAGCGGGGTAAATTGATCAAGATTATCGGAGGTAGTGTGGGTGGGTTTTTGGTGGTTTGTTTAATATTGTTAGGTTTGGTTTGTGTGTTCCGCAAGAAGAGGGGGAGAGCGGAGGAGGTAAGAAGTAAAGGCAAGGAGGAGGCGGTGGATACAGGCGGCGGCGGAGAGAGTGGCATGGGAGGTAATAACAGTGGGAGACGAGGTGGGTTTTCATGGGAAGGAGAGGGATTAGGTACATTAGTGTTCCTGGGAGCAGGTGATCAGCAGATGGGCTACAGTTTGGAGGATCTGCTGAAGGCGTCAGCAGAGACGTTAGGGAGAGGGAGCGTTGGGAGCACGTACAAAGCAGTGATGGAGTCTGGGTTCATCGTGACCGTTAAAAGACTGAAAGATGCAAGATATCCGAGGGTGGAGGAATTTAGGAGACACATGGATGTTCTTGGTAGATTAAGACATCCAAATCTGGTCCCACTGAGGGCTTATTTCCAGGCGAAGGAGGAACGCCTgcttgtatttgattatttccCTAACGGCAGTCTCTTCTCTCTCCTTCACGGTAtgtctttttctctctttttataCTCAACTAAATACTCCTTCCTTACCAACACACCTACTGCCTCTCCTTTTTTTCTAATGAAAAAATACTCCACCTATTTAACACCACTTTTTATAATGCTTCTAACCACAATAGATTTCATTTGTCATAAGAgggttaaatttatttagaaaaataaaatagcaaTAAAAACAGATTAGAATAGTAATTTATACTTTTAGAGCGGTTTTTAACCGCCCCTGCAAGAAAAAAACCGCCCCTAACACTCATAGGAGCAGTCAAGAAAAATACCTTTaatatctgtttttttttttttaattttttccagcGAGGAGAGTCGGCAGACTCTCCTGATCCTTTTTTAGATCCGCCCGTGCGTCCAATTCTTAAAAGTAtagattttaaaacaaaatttaaaatattcacTTTTTAATTGTCACATCAGACGGTACTAATAAGATGGATTAAAAGAGATGGTTCATATGACATTACTCATAatttaattatgataataattagTATGCTGAAATTACTGGTTGTGTTGAATTTTGGAATCCAAACCTCAGGAATACACTTAAAAAGGCCTAGTTATTTGGCTAAAACTTCACCGGCGAACATAGCTACTGTCTATTTTCCAATAgaaataaaatctaattatatcGGAAGTTAGTagttaactattttattttattacctTAAAATCACATGTATTAGAAATTTAGAGAGTACTAGCCAGCTGAGCTAGGTTTCACTTTATCTctttttttgtagttttttatttttggacaaTTTCAAGAATAAAATGAGTATTTGAAATTATTGATTATACAAAGAAATCAATACAATACAAACAAACATGTTTGAAGTGAAATGCCTTTGAAAAGAAAGCAGCCAtgtcataaataaaataaaattaatttgaggGATGGGGTCTGTTTTGCATGAGGAAATCTGATGGGGTCCTGAATCTTGTATAAATGCTTTTGTTCTTCTACTTATAAACTTATACTGCTAGCTATATAATTTGGGTCACTTTCTTAATGATTTAGGTAAATGGCGccaatatcaattttttttaataatagcaTGCTTCTCCAAAAAGAGCTTGCTCTTAAATTGACAGCTCATCTCATGTTACTGTTGTCCCTACTCAACACTTGTCACCGACGCCCATCAGAAATGGGTCCTTTGACTGCCCCGTCTGGTCTCATACATCAGATTAATTAATGACAGCTACAAAATCCCAACCGTAATTAGCGCTTTTTTTGTGTGTGTATTAGGaaatttaaccaatttaacAGCAAGAAGTTAAGTTGAAAAATTAAGAGCAAATGTGTTTTAGTCATTGGTGATGCAAGTTAATAAGCTCATTTCGTGACTAAGTCTGTTTTTAACATTGAAGCTCAGAAGAAGTAGTAGATCGAATATTTGAACACTGAAGCCGTAATGACTTCcttcttaacatttttataaaGGCACGTCCACATCGAGAGATTTTATGAATTTCGGTGATTTTGATGATATGAGCATCACAGTTAACGTCTTATCTCAGGTTGAATTGCTTATAAGATTGATTTCCTGCTCATTATCACATTTTTGACTCTGTATTTATCCCTTGCATATATGCTCATTGTAATTTTGGCATCTGCATCCTCATCTGAAAAAGAAAACTACTTATTCCGCTTAATGCTACTAATAATTATGAACAAGACCGACCTGGGATATGCTTCATGTTGCTTCTATGTGGCAGTGGTCAGTGTTCTTTTTTATAATTGCAAGCTCTTTGCCCACTAAGAcaaattgttttttcttttatttctcatTGGATGGGATGTGCATGCTCCAACAAGTTCTCATTAAATATCGTTTCTGGGTTACTGAGTGTATCTTCTATGGTTTTACAGGAACCAGAACTTCAGGTGGTGGAAAGCCTCTTCACTGGACTTCTTGCCTCAAAATAGCTGAGGACTTGGCAACTGCCCTGCTACATATCCACCAGAACCCTGGCTTAACCCACGGAAACTTGAAATCCTCCAATGTGCTTTTAGGCCCTGAATTTGAGTCCTGCCTCACAGATTATGGTCTTACAGTGTTCCGAGATCCAGATGCGGTCGACGAATCCAGTGCTACTTCTCTTTTCTACAAAGCTCCTGAAAGTAGGGATGTGCGAAAACCATCCACCCAACCAGCTGATGTCTACAGCTTCGGCGTTCTGCTCTTGGAGCTTTTGACGGGGAAAACTCCATTCCAGGACCTTGTTCAGGAACACGGTTCAGACATTCCTCGGTGGGTTCGGTCAGTACGCGAGGAAGAGACAGAATCCGGGGATGAGCCTGCCTCAGGTAACGAGGCAGCAGAGGAAAAACTGCTAGCTCTTGTAAATGTTGCAATGGCATGTGTCTCAATTGCACCAGAAAATCGGCCATCAATGAAGGAGGTGTTAAAGATGATAAGGGATGCGAGAGCGGAGGCTCAAGTATCATCAAATAGCAGCGACCATTCACCGGGAAGATGGTCCGACACAGTTCAGAGCCTGCCTAGAGAAGAACATTTGAGCATTTGAGTGGTTTAGTAGCATTTTTGAACATTTATTCTTCAGCTAGGCACTTGTGTAGAGTCTTGTGATGTAAAGTTACCACTtctatttttagtttttcttcCTTTCAATTATCATTAG includes:
- the LOC126660383 gene encoding inactive leucine-rich repeat receptor-like serine/threonine-protein kinase At1g60630, with protein sequence MISEFICMISEFICILQYRKRHLPSHIKIMHSWRCHFLYLLFCLFSAAAASSDAETLLTLKSAVDPRNTLPWPQGSNACKWRGIKECMDGRVTKLVLEYLNLSGTLDGKTLNQLDQLRVLSFKGNSLSGQIPNLSGLLNLKSLFLNTNNFSGSFPDSITGLHRLKVIVLAENQISGPLPASLLKLSRLYMLYLQDNRFTGAVPPLNQTSLRYFNVSSNQLSGQIPVTPALIRFNGSSFSGNAGICGEQIGKACKSIELGPSASPGGGGSKSSKRGKLIKIIGGSVGGFLVVCLILLGLVCVFRKKRGRAEEVRSKGKEEAVDTGGGGESGMGGNNSGRRGGFSWEGEGLGTLVFLGAGDQQMGYSLEDLLKASAETLGRGSVGSTYKAVMESGFIVTVKRLKDARYPRVEEFRRHMDVLGRLRHPNLVPLRAYFQAKEERLLVFDYFPNGSLFSLLHGTRTSGGGKPLHWTSCLKIAEDLATALLHIHQNPGLTHGNLKSSNVLLGPEFESCLTDYGLTVFRDPDAVDESSATSLFYKAPESRDVRKPSTQPADVYSFGVLLLELLTGKTPFQDLVQEHGSDIPRWVRSVREEETESGDEPASGNEAAEEKLLALVNVAMACVSIAPENRPSMKEVLKMIRDARAEAQVSSNSSDHSPGRWSDTVQSLPREEHLSI